From one Gossypium hirsutum isolate 1008001.06 chromosome D08, Gossypium_hirsutum_v2.1, whole genome shotgun sequence genomic stretch:
- the LOC107909676 gene encoding CDPK-related kinase 4 isoform X2, translating to MTSAISVEDVRREVKILKALSCHKNMIKFHDAFEDANNVYIVMELCEGGELLDRILSRGGRYTEGDAKNIIVQILSVVAFCHLQGVVHRDLKPENFLFTTRDEDAPMKIIDFGLSDFIRPDQRLNDIVGSAYYVAPEVLHRSYSVEADMWSIGVITYILLCGSRPFWARTESGIFRSVLRADPNFDDSPWPSVSLEAKDFVKRLLNKDHRKRMTAAQALAHPWLQDDNRVVPLDILIYKLVKSYIRATPFRRAAQKALSKALPDDALLYLTGQFKLLEPKDGCVSLNNFKTALMKNRTDAMQESRVFDIINVMEPLYYKKMDFEEFCAAAISAYQLEASEEWESIASTAFEYFEQDGNKVISVEELALELNLGPSAHSLLKDWIRVSDGKLSFLGYTKFLHGVTIRASNVRRR from the exons ATGACCTCAGCAATATCAGTAGAAGATGTTCGGCGGGAGGTCAAAATACTGAAAGCCCTATCCTGTCATAAAAACATGATCAAGTTTCATGATGCTTTTGAGGATGCCAATAACGTTTATATTGTCATGGA ATTATGTGAAGGTGGAGAACTACTTGACAGAATTTTGTCTAG AGGTGGTAGATACACCGAAGGGGATGCTAAAAATATAATTGTGCAAATTTTAAGTGTAGTAGCTTTTTGTCACCTTCAAGGGGTTGTGCACCGTGATCTAAAGCCCGAG AATTTTCTTTTTACCACAAGAGATGAGGATGCTCCAATGAAAATTATCGATTTTGGTTTATCTGATTTTATTAGGCCGG ATCAACGTCTGAATGATATTGTTGGCAGTGCATACTATGTTGCACCGGAAGTACTGCATAGATCATACAGTGTTGAAGCTGATATGTGGAGTATTGGTGTCATAACATATATATTGTTATGTGGAAGCAGACCTTTCTGGGCCAGAACTGAATCAGGAATTTTTCGTTCTGTGCTTCGAGCTGATCCTAACTTCGATGATTCACCTTGGCCTTCTGTATCATTGGAAGCCAAGGATTTTGTGAAAAGGCTTTTGAACAAGGATCACAGGAAAAGAATGACTGCTGCCCAAGCTTTAG CTCATCCATGGTTACAAGATGACAATCGTGTTGTGCCTTTGGATATTTTGATCTACAAGTTAGTCAAGTCTTACATTCGGGCTACCCCTTTCAGACGAGCAGCACAAAAG GCACTTTCAAAAGCTTTACCGGATGATGCGCTTCTGTATCTTACTGGACAGTTTAAGCTTTTAGAACCAAAAGATGGATGCGTGTCCCTCAATAATTTTAAAACA GCTTTAATGAAGAATAGAACTGATGCCATGCAGGAGTCAAGGGTTTTTGACATTATAAATGTG aTGGAACCACTCTATTACAAAAAGATGGACTTTGAAGAGTTCTGCGCTGCTGCAATCAGTGCATATCAGCTCGAAGCATCTGAAGAATGGGAGAGTATTGCAAGCACAGCTTTCGAGTATTTCGAACAAGACGGAAACAAGGTCATTTCAGTGGAGGAATTGGCACTG GAACTAAATTTGGGGCCATCAGCTCATTCTTTGCTTAAAGATTGGATAAGAGTTTCAGATGGAAAACTGAGCTTCCTCGGGTATACGAAATTTTTACACGGTGTGACAATTCGTGCTTCTAATGTAAGACGTCGATAG
- the LOC107909676 gene encoding CDPK-related kinase 4 isoform X1, which yields MGHCCSKNVSVNNESTSTVNQSQPLPVPASATPSVETNSYAVSPFASPLPAGVAPSPSPARTPGRKFRWPLPPPSPAKPIMAAIMRRKGSNKAAPTEGTIPEDGEGAVLDKNFGYGKNLGAKFELGKEVGRGHFGHTCWAKGKKGELKGKSVAVKIISKAKMTSAISVEDVRREVKILKALSCHKNMIKFHDAFEDANNVYIVMELCEGGELLDRILSRGGRYTEGDAKNIIVQILSVVAFCHLQGVVHRDLKPENFLFTTRDEDAPMKIIDFGLSDFIRPDQRLNDIVGSAYYVAPEVLHRSYSVEADMWSIGVITYILLCGSRPFWARTESGIFRSVLRADPNFDDSPWPSVSLEAKDFVKRLLNKDHRKRMTAAQALAHPWLQDDNRVVPLDILIYKLVKSYIRATPFRRAAQKALSKALPDDALLYLTGQFKLLEPKDGCVSLNNFKTALMKNRTDAMQESRVFDIINVMEPLYYKKMDFEEFCAAAISAYQLEASEEWESIASTAFEYFEQDGNKVISVEELALELNLGPSAHSLLKDWIRVSDGKLSFLGYTKFLHGVTIRASNVRRR from the exons ATGGGCCATTGCTGTAGCAAAAACGTGTCCGTCAACAATGAATCAACCTCCACAGTCAATCAGTCTCAGCCGCTACCGGTTCCGGCCTCGGCAACCCCATCTGTTGAGACAAACTCTTATGCTGTTAGTCCATTTGCTAGTCCACTTCCCGCTGGAGTGGCGCCGTCTCCATCACCAGCTAGAACACCGGGAAGGAAGTTCAGGTGGCCTTTGCCGCCTCCCTCTCCTGCCAAGCCGATCATGGCGGCAATAATGAGACGAAAGGGGTCGAACAAGGCGGCTCCGACGGAAGGAACAATTCCCGAGGATGGGGAAGGAGCGGTGCTAGACAAAAATTTTGGATACGGGAAGaatttaggggctaaatttgAGCTAGGCAAGGAGGTTGGgcgagggcattttggtcatacTTGCTGGGCCAAGGGAAAGAAAGGAGAGCTAAAGGGAAAGTCGGTGGCCGTTAAAATCATTTCTAAAGCTAAG ATGACCTCAGCAATATCAGTAGAAGATGTTCGGCGGGAGGTCAAAATACTGAAAGCCCTATCCTGTCATAAAAACATGATCAAGTTTCATGATGCTTTTGAGGATGCCAATAACGTTTATATTGTCATGGA ATTATGTGAAGGTGGAGAACTACTTGACAGAATTTTGTCTAG AGGTGGTAGATACACCGAAGGGGATGCTAAAAATATAATTGTGCAAATTTTAAGTGTAGTAGCTTTTTGTCACCTTCAAGGGGTTGTGCACCGTGATCTAAAGCCCGAG AATTTTCTTTTTACCACAAGAGATGAGGATGCTCCAATGAAAATTATCGATTTTGGTTTATCTGATTTTATTAGGCCGG ATCAACGTCTGAATGATATTGTTGGCAGTGCATACTATGTTGCACCGGAAGTACTGCATAGATCATACAGTGTTGAAGCTGATATGTGGAGTATTGGTGTCATAACATATATATTGTTATGTGGAAGCAGACCTTTCTGGGCCAGAACTGAATCAGGAATTTTTCGTTCTGTGCTTCGAGCTGATCCTAACTTCGATGATTCACCTTGGCCTTCTGTATCATTGGAAGCCAAGGATTTTGTGAAAAGGCTTTTGAACAAGGATCACAGGAAAAGAATGACTGCTGCCCAAGCTTTAG CTCATCCATGGTTACAAGATGACAATCGTGTTGTGCCTTTGGATATTTTGATCTACAAGTTAGTCAAGTCTTACATTCGGGCTACCCCTTTCAGACGAGCAGCACAAAAG GCACTTTCAAAAGCTTTACCGGATGATGCGCTTCTGTATCTTACTGGACAGTTTAAGCTTTTAGAACCAAAAGATGGATGCGTGTCCCTCAATAATTTTAAAACA GCTTTAATGAAGAATAGAACTGATGCCATGCAGGAGTCAAGGGTTTTTGACATTATAAATGTG aTGGAACCACTCTATTACAAAAAGATGGACTTTGAAGAGTTCTGCGCTGCTGCAATCAGTGCATATCAGCTCGAAGCATCTGAAGAATGGGAGAGTATTGCAAGCACAGCTTTCGAGTATTTCGAACAAGACGGAAACAAGGTCATTTCAGTGGAGGAATTGGCACTG GAACTAAATTTGGGGCCATCAGCTCATTCTTTGCTTAAAGATTGGATAAGAGTTTCAGATGGAAAACTGAGCTTCCTCGGGTATACGAAATTTTTACACGGTGTGACAATTCGTGCTTCTAATGTAAGACGTCGATAG